The proteins below come from a single Onychomys torridus chromosome 18, mOncTor1.1, whole genome shotgun sequence genomic window:
- the Pwp2 gene encoding periodic tryptophan protein 2 homolog, translating to MKFAYRFSNLLGTVYRCGNLNFTCDGNSVISPVGNRVTVFDLKNNRSDTLPLATKYNIKCVGLSPDGRLAIIVDEGGDALLVSLVCRSVLHHFHFKGSVHSISFSPDGRKFVVTKGNIAQMYHAPGKKREFNAFVLDKTYFGPYDETTCIDWTDDSKCFVVGSKDMSTWVFGAERWDNLIYYALGGHKDAIVACFFESNSLDLYSLSQDGALCVWQCDTPPEGLKLKAPRGWKADLLQREKEEEEEEEEEEEEGDRETTIRGKAMPAEQEKAGKVKYSRLAKYFLNKEGDFNNLTAAAYHKKIHLLVTGFASGVFHLHELPEFNLIHSLSISDQRVASVAINSSGDWIAFGCSGLGQLLVWEWQSESYVLKQQGHFNSMVSLAYSPDGQYIVTGGDDGKVKVWNTLSGFCFVTFTEHSSGITGVTFTTTGYVIVTSSLDGTVRAFDLHRYRNFRTFTSPRPTQFSCVAVDSSGEIVSAGAQDSFEIFVWSMQTGRLLDVLSGHEGPISGLCFNPMKSILASASWDKTVRLWDMFDSWRTKETLALTSDALAVTFRPDGAELAVATLNSQITFWDPENAVQMGSIEGRHDLKTGRKELDKITAKHSAKGKAFTTLCYSADGQNVLAGGMSKFVCLYHVREQILVKRFELSCNLSLDAMEEFLNRRKMTEFGNLALIDQDAGEENGVAVPLPGVRKGDMSSRHFKPEIRVTSLRFSPTGRCWAATSTEGLLIFSLDAQMLFDPFELDTSVTPGRIREALRQREFTRAILMAFRLNERKLAQEVLEAVPQDEIDVVSASLPELYVEKVLEFLAASFEVSRHLEFYLIWTQKLLMSHGQRLKSRAGQLLPVVQFLQKGLQRHLDDVSKLCDWNRYNIQYALAVSKQRGVKRTLEPLDTEEDTDTSDDDSLHLIRKAADEEEEEGMLV from the exons ATGAAGTTCGCTTACCGG TTCTCGAACTTGTTGGGTACAGTTTATCGGTGTGGAAACTTAAATTTCACATGCGATGGAAATTCTGTTATCAGCCCTGTGGGAAATAGAGTCACTGTGTTTGACCTTAAAAA CAACAGATCAGATACATTGCCCCTGGCCACTAAGTACAACATCAAGTGTGTGGGGCTGTCTCCAGATGGTCGCCTTGCAATCATTGTTGACGAAG GGGGTGACGCTCTGCtagtcagcctggtctgcaggtCGGTGCTACACCACTTCCACTTCAAAGGTTCGGTGCACAGCATCTCCTTCTCCCCCGATGGCAG AAAATTTGTTGTCACTAAGGGCAACATTGCTCAGATGTACCATGCCCCCGGAAAGAAGCGAGAATTCAATGCATTTGTTCTGGACAAAACCTATTTTGGGCCCTATGATGAGACCACGTGCATCGACTGGACAGATGACTCCAA GTGCTTTGTGGTTGGAAGCAAAGACATGTCCACCTGGGTGTTTGGAGCTGAACGCTGGGACAACCTCATCTACTATGCTCTGGGTGGACACAAGGATGCCATTGTGGCCTGCTTCTTTGAATCCAACAGTCTAGAT CTGTACTCACTCAGCCAAGATGGAGCCCTGTGTGTGTGGCAGTGCGACACACCCCCTGAGGGCCTGAAGCTGAAAGCCCCTAGGGGCTGGAAGGCAGACTTACttcagagggagaaggaagaagaagaggaggaggaagaggaggaagaggagggggatcGGGAAACCACCATCCGAGGGAAGGCCATGCCAGCCGaacaggagaaggctgggaaagtGAAGTACTCACGGCTGGCCAA GTACTTCTTGAATAAGGAAGGAGACTTTAACAACCTGACAGCCGCTGCGTACCATAAGAAGATTCATCTCTTGGTCACAGGTTTTGCTTCTGGAGTCTTCCATCTGCATGAGCTCCCAGAGTTCAACCTCATCCACTCCCTGAG CATCTCCGATCAGAGGGTTGCTTCGGTTGCCATCAACAGCTCTGGGGACTGGATCGCCTTTGGCTGCTCAG GCCTGGGCCAGCTGCTGGTGTGGGAATGGCAGAGTGAATCCTATGTGCTCAAGCAGCAGGGCCACTTCAACAGCATGGTATCCCTGGCCTACTCCCCTGATGGGCAATACATCGTCACTGGTGGGGACGATGGCAAG GTTAAGGTATGGAACACCCTCAGTGGCTTCTGCTTTGTTACTTTTACGGAACATTCCAGCGGGATCACTGGTGTGACATTCACCACCACGGGCTATGTCATTGTCACCTCCTCCTTGGATGGAACCGTGAGAGCCTTTGACCTTCACAG GTACCGGAATTTCCGCACCTTCACGTCCCCACGCCCCACACAGTTCTCCTGTGTGGCTGTTGATTCAAGCGGGGAAATCGTCTCTGCAGGGGCGCAGGACTCCTTCGAGATCTTTGTGTGGTCCATGCAGACAGGCAGGCTTCTTGAT GTTCTGTCTGGCCACGAGGGGCCCATTAGTGGTCTCTGCTTTAACCCAATGAAGTCCATCCTGGCCAGTGCCTCTTGGGACAAGACAGTGCGCCTGTGGGACATGTTTGACAGTTGGAGAACCAAAGAGACCTTGGCTTTGACCTCTGATG ccctggccGTGACTTTTCGGCCTGATGGTGCAGAGCTGGCTGTGGCCACACTGAACTCACAGATCACCTTCTGGGACCCTGAGAATGCTGTACAGATGGGCTCCATTGAGGGCAGGCATGACCTCAAGACAGGCAGGAAGGAGCTGGACAAGATCACGGCCAAACATTCAGCCAAGGGCAA GGCCTTCACCACCCTGTGTTACTCTGCGGATGGGCAGAACGTTCTGGCGGGAGGCATGTCCAAGTTTGTGTGCCTTTATCACGTGCGGGAGCAGATCCTGGTGAAGAGGTTTGAGCTCTCCTGCAACCTCTCTCTGGACGCCATGGAG GAGTTTCTGAACCGAAGGAAGATGACAGAGTTTGGCAATTTGGCACTCATTGATCAAGATGCTGGGGAGGAGAACGGCGTGGCAGTTCCATTGCCAGGTGTAAGGAAAG GTGATATGAGTTCTAGACACTTCAAACCTGAAATCAGGGTAACTTCTCTGCGCTTCTCTCCCACTG GGCGCTGCTGGGCAGCCACCAGCACAGAAGGGCTCCTCATCTTCTCTCTGGATGCCCAGATGCTCTTCGACCCATTTGAGCTGGACACCAGTGTGACGCCTGGGCGGATCCGTGAGGCACTACGGCAGAGGGAGTTTACCCGGGCCATCCTCATGGCCTTCCGGCTCAATGAGAGGAAGCTGGCACAGGAGGTCCTGGAGGCTGTGCCACAGGATGAAA TTGACGTTGTCAGTGCTTCCCTTCCTGAGCTGTATGTAGAGAAAGTACTTGAGTTCTTAGCTGCCTCCTTTGAAGTGTCTAGGCACCTTGAATTCTACCTTATATGGACCCAGAAGTTACTTATGTCACATGGACAGCGACTGAAGTCCAG GGCGGGACAGTTGCTGCCTGTAGTCCAGTTCCTTCAGAAGGGCCTCCAGCGACATCTGGATGACGTTTCCAAGCT CTGTGACTGGAACCGCTACAACATCCAGTACGCTCTGGCAGTTTCCAAGCAGCGGGGCGTAAAACGTACCCTGGAACCCTTAGACACAGAAGAGGACACAGACACATCTGATGATGACAGTCTGCACCTAATCAGGAAAGCtgcagatgaagaggaagaagaggggatgCTGGTGTAG